CTGTTAGTATAATTGATTCCAAAACAGTTAAGCTAATTTTTGATCAGGAGATTACCAACTGGGAATCGATTTCAGGTAAAAAAGATACTATCATCCTATTTCGTTTAGAGGATATTAATTTATACTATACTGAGACACAGATAGGATCAAATCTTGAAAATCTTCCAACATGTATCAGCAGATTAACCGATAGCATTCCCAATATCATTGCGTTTATTCCTCAAAGCTACACCAAGGAAAACTTTAAGGGAAAGGTTATACTACCCCGAAATATTAAAGTCGGAGAGTTTTTTGGAGGAAAAGAGTGGTATCCTACGGCAGAACCATCGGCACAATTTGGAGTGCTACCATTACTGTTGGGCACACTTTGGGTAAGTTTAGGCGCCATTCTACTGTCGCTTCCTTTAGGGCTAGCAGTTGCAATATACATGGCAGAGGTTGCTAAACCCAGAGTTCGAAATATTTTTAAGCCCATTATCGAACTACTGGCTGGTATTCCATCTGTAATATATGGTTTCTTTGGTCTTGTAGTAATTGTTCCGCTTATTCAGAGCCTCTTTAATCTACCGGTTGGCGAAACAGCATTAGCGGGAAGTATTATTCTAGCCATAATGGCTCTACCAACAATAATAACCATTGCAGAAGATTCAATCCGAACAACTCCTCGCTCTATGAAAGAGGCTAGCCTTGCGCTTGGAGCCAGTCGTTGGCAAACAATCTATAGAATTGTATTACCCTACTCGATATCTGGAATAACTGCAGCCGCAATACTTGGAATAGGAAGAGCGGTTGGCGAAACAATGGCGGTACTAATGGTTACAGGAAATGCAGCAGTTATACCGCATTCATTCCTCCAACCAGTAAGAACTATCCCTGCTACAATTGCTGCTGAGCTGGGCGAATCATCACAGGGAGGCCCTCATTACCAGGCACTATTCATACTTGGATGCATACTTTTCATCTTAACGCTAATTATCAACCTTACGGTTGAGTACATCTCATCACGAAATAAACTCGCTAAAAGGTAATCGATATGATTTCTGAAAAGAGAAGAAAAATTGAAAGAAGTAAACGACTCAGTGAGCGTATTGCTTTTGGGGTTTTCCGTGTGATGAGCCTTTTGGTAGTTGGATTTCTTTTTGTAATTCTTGGATTTATTGTAATTAAAGGTATTTCGGTAATCAGCTGGGACTTTATAACCAAAATGCCCGAGGACGGAATGACCAAAGGTGGTATCTACCCTGCTATCATTGGAACACTTTACCTAATTGCAGGGAGTATGCTTTTCAGTTTCCCAATTGGAGTACTATCGGGAATCTATATCAACGAATATGCAAGTAATGGATGGGTTGTAAAGTTTATACGATTGATGACTAATAACCTTGCAGGAATTCCCTCCATTGTATTCGGGCTTTTCGGGATGTCGCTTTTTGTAAACGCGCTTGGGTTTGGCGATTCAATCATAGCAGGGTCATTAACCCTAGGACTGATGACCCTTCCTGTTGTAATCAGAACTACTGAGGAGGCGTTAAAATCAGTGGATAATTCTTTCCGTCATGGAAGTTATGCATTAGGTGCATCGAAACTACAAACCATCCGAAGGGTAACGCTGCCAATTGCATACCCTAATATCATTACAGGTTTAATACTCTCAATAGGAAGAGTTTCGGGCGAAACAGCTCCTATCCTTTTTACCGTAGCCGCTTACTTTTTACCTAAACTGCCTCATAGTATGTTCGATCAGGTAATGGCTCTCCCCTACCACCTATACGTTTTAGCTACAAGTGGTACTAACATTGAGGAATCAAGACCCATGGCATACGGAACAGCACTTGTACTTATAATGATTGTTCTTTTTCTAAATCTTATGGCAAATGCGCTTCGTAGATATTTCAGCAAAAAAGTTAAAATGAACTAATAATGGCAAAAATAGAAACTTTAGATGCCAATTTATATTATGGCGATTTTCATGCACTAAAAAACATCTCCATGAAAATGGAGCTAAATACTGTTACTGCCCTAATTGGCCCTTCGGGTTGTGGAAAATCTACATACCTAAGGCTTTTCAACCGTATGAACGATTTAATTGATAATGTTAGAATTA
This genomic interval from Bacteroidales bacterium contains the following:
- the pstC gene encoding phosphate ABC transporter permease subunit PstC gives rise to the protein MTRPFYKKLFEKIIEGILALSGSITSLAVLLIVIFLFKEGLGLFNRSPIAEGFVLAVNKNNPVSIIDSKTVKLIFDQEITNWESISGKKDTIILFRLEDINLYYTETQIGSNLENLPTCISRLTDSIPNIIAFIPQSYTKENFKGKVILPRNIKVGEFFGGKEWYPTAEPSAQFGVLPLLLGTLWVSLGAILLSLPLGLAVAIYMAEVAKPRVRNIFKPIIELLAGIPSVIYGFFGLVVIVPLIQSLFNLPVGETALAGSIILAIMALPTIITIAEDSIRTTPRSMKEASLALGASRWQTIYRIVLPYSISGITAAAILGIGRAVGETMAVLMVTGNAAVIPHSFLQPVRTIPATIAAELGESSQGGPHYQALFILGCILFILTLIINLTVEYISSRNKLAKR
- the pstA gene encoding phosphate ABC transporter permease PstA, with the translated sequence MISEKRRKIERSKRLSERIAFGVFRVMSLLVVGFLFVILGFIVIKGISVISWDFITKMPEDGMTKGGIYPAIIGTLYLIAGSMLFSFPIGVLSGIYINEYASNGWVVKFIRLMTNNLAGIPSIVFGLFGMSLFVNALGFGDSIIAGSLTLGLMTLPVVIRTTEEALKSVDNSFRHGSYALGASKLQTIRRVTLPIAYPNIITGLILSIGRVSGETAPILFTVAAYFLPKLPHSMFDQVMALPYHLYVLATSGTNIEESRPMAYGTALVLIMIVLFLNLMANALRRYFSKKVKMN